The proteins below are encoded in one region of Prevotella melaninogenica ATCC 25845:
- a CDS encoding malolactic enzyme, translating into MDTSKEILNNPFVNKGTAFSMAERKKLNLVGLLPPVVQTLEEQIERTYLQYQKKVNNLEKRVYLMTLFNTNRTLFYALMAQHIEEFMPIVYDPVVADAIRQYDELFMKPQDAGFLSIDHPEDIEKSLRNASEGRDIKLIVVTDAEAILGIGDWGVNGVAIAIGKLMVYTAAAGINPNEVLPLVLDVGTDNKQLLDNPLYLGNRHERVRGKKYHEFVDKFVETAECLFPNLYLHWEDFGRPNAAAILERYQNKITTFNDDIQGTGIVSLAAILGALNISKQKFTDQRVMVFGAGTAGAGIAHQIYEEFMQQGLSSDEAKQHIYLVDKQGLLTDDMTDLTEGQQFFTRSVNDFHKPLPTLRSAVSAIKPTILIGTSTHPRAFTEEIVKEMAAHTERPIIFPLSNPTELAEAKASDLIEWTDGRALIATGIPSSPVDYKGVTYAIGQANNALMYPGLGLGVIASTAKLVDQSLLSAAAHALGGIVDASQPGAAVLPPVNKITSFSQHLAEVVAQHAIDHQNTRENITDAHAAVEHIKWYPRYE; encoded by the coding sequence ATGGATACATCTAAAGAAATCTTGAACAACCCTTTCGTCAACAAGGGAACAGCCTTTAGTATGGCTGAACGTAAGAAGTTAAATCTTGTAGGACTACTCCCTCCAGTTGTACAGACACTTGAAGAGCAGATAGAAAGAACATATCTGCAATATCAGAAAAAGGTAAATAATCTGGAGAAACGTGTATATTTGATGACACTTTTCAATACCAACCGTACTCTATTTTATGCACTTATGGCGCAGCACATCGAGGAATTCATGCCGATTGTTTATGATCCAGTTGTCGCAGATGCTATTCGTCAATACGACGAATTATTCATGAAACCACAAGATGCAGGATTCCTCTCTATCGACCATCCAGAAGATATCGAGAAGTCATTGCGCAACGCTTCAGAAGGAAGAGATATAAAACTCATTGTGGTTACTGATGCCGAGGCTATATTGGGTATAGGTGACTGGGGAGTTAATGGTGTTGCCATTGCCATTGGAAAACTGATGGTTTATACCGCAGCAGCGGGTATTAACCCTAATGAGGTATTGCCATTAGTACTTGACGTGGGAACTGATAATAAACAGTTGCTCGACAATCCTCTTTATTTAGGCAATCGTCATGAACGTGTTCGTGGTAAAAAATATCATGAATTTGTAGACAAGTTTGTTGAAACAGCAGAATGTCTCTTTCCAAATTTATACCTTCATTGGGAGGACTTTGGTCGTCCTAATGCAGCAGCCATTCTCGAACGCTACCAGAATAAAATTACAACATTTAACGATGATATACAGGGAACAGGCATAGTTTCTTTGGCTGCTATTCTCGGTGCACTGAACATTTCAAAACAGAAATTTACTGACCAACGTGTGATGGTGTTTGGTGCAGGAACAGCAGGCGCAGGTATTGCACATCAGATTTACGAAGAATTTATGCAACAAGGACTATCTTCTGATGAGGCAAAGCAACATATTTATTTAGTAGACAAACAGGGATTGCTCACTGATGACATGACTGACTTGACAGAAGGTCAGCAGTTCTTTACACGCTCAGTAAATGATTTCCATAAGCCTCTACCTACTTTGCGCTCAGCAGTTAGCGCCATTAAACCTACTATATTAATAGGAACTTCTACACATCCAAGAGCTTTTACAGAAGAAATTGTGAAAGAAATGGCTGCACATACAGAACGCCCTATTATCTTCCCGCTGTCAAATCCAACAGAACTTGCTGAAGCAAAAGCTTCTGACCTGATAGAATGGACTGATGGACGTGCGCTCATCGCTACTGGTATCCCAAGTTCACCTGTAGATTATAAAGGGGTAACTTACGCTATCGGGCAAGCTAATAACGCTCTGATGTATCCAGGATTAGGACTGGGAGTGATAGCCTCTACGGCAAAATTAGTAGATCAATCACTCTTATCAGCAGCAGCACATGCTTTAGGCGGAATTGTGGATGCATCACAACCTGGCGCAGCAGTGCTCCCTCCTGTGAACAAAATTACTTCTTTCTCACAGCATCTTGCCGAGGTAGTAGCACAACATGCCATTGACCATCAGAATACAAGAGAGAATATTACAGATGCACATGCTGCTGTAGAGCATATAAAATGGTATCCTCGTTATGAATAG
- the nifJ gene encoding pyruvate:ferredoxin (flavodoxin) oxidoreductase, with the protein MAKEKKFITCDGNEAAAHVSYMFSEVAAIYPITPSSPMAEHVDEWSARGRKNLWGQTVSVQEMQSEGGAAGAVHGSLQSGALTTTFTASQGLLLMIPNMYKIAGELLPCVFNVSARTLASHALCIFGDHQDVMACRQTGFAMFCSGSVQEVMDLSAVPHLASLKTSVPFINFFDGFRTSHEYHKIECLDQEDIRPLVDEEDIKRFRDRAMTPERPVVRGTAENPETFFTHREASNSAYENVAEVVEHYLGEISKITGREYHLFDYYGAKDAENIIILMGSATEAAREAIDYLMSQGKKVGMIAVHLYRPFSVKHLLAAVPKSVKRIAVLDRTKEPGAEGEPLYLDVKSAFYDVENKPLIVGGRYGLGSSDTTPAKIIAVYDNLELPEPKNHFTVGIVDDVTFTSLPEVEEIPLGGESTYEAKFYGLGADGTVGANKNSVKIIGDNTNKYCQAYFSYDSKKSGGFTCSHLRFGDNPIRSTYQVNTPNFVACHVQAYLNMYDVTRGLRKNGTFLLNTIFDGEELVHFIPNKVKRYFAKNNISVYYINATKIAQEIGLGNRTNTILQSAFFRITEVIPLDLAVDQMKKFIVKSYSKKGQDVVDKNFAAVDRGNEYKQLTVDPAWANLSDDDAKVDDAPAFVKELVRPMNAQAGDLLKVSDFVNHGTVDGTWSVGTAAFDKRGVATFVPKWDAENCIQCNKCSYVCPHACIRPFVLDEAEKANFNEETLDVIAPKQLKGMQFRIEVSVLDCTGCSNCADVCPGKKGNKALSMTQFVAGEEEANHRAANWNYLVKNVKSKQNLVDIKSNAKNSQFAQPLFEFSGACAGCGETPYVKLVSQLFGDREMIANATGCSSIYSASVPSTPYTTNEEGHGPAFNNSLFEDFCEFGMGMAMGNKKMRERIAVLLNESMANDHTPAEFKEAAQEWLDNMNDADASKVAAAKLKPLIAAGAEKGCPVCAELKTLDHYLVKRSQWIIGGDGASYDIGYGGLDHVIASGEDVNILVLDTEVYSNTGGQSSKATPLGAIAQFAAKGKRIRKKDLGLMATTYGYVYVAQIAMGADNAQTLKAIREAEAYPGPSLIIAYSPCINHGLKVKGGMGRSQAQEANAVACGYWQLWRYNPLLAEEGKNPFSLDSKEPEWDKFQDFLHSEVRFLSVLKAYPNEGEELFKACEDMAKLRYKSYVRKTQEDWSEEA; encoded by the coding sequence ATGGCTAAAGAAAAGAAGTTTATCACTTGTGATGGTAACGAGGCCGCTGCTCACGTGAGCTACATGTTCTCTGAGGTAGCAGCTATCTATCCTATCACTCCATCATCTCCAATGGCTGAGCACGTAGACGAGTGGTCAGCACGTGGTCGTAAGAACCTTTGGGGTCAGACAGTAAGCGTTCAGGAGATGCAGTCAGAGGGTGGCGCAGCAGGTGCCGTACACGGTTCACTGCAGTCTGGTGCTCTCACGACAACCTTCACCGCATCACAGGGTCTTCTCTTGATGATTCCTAACATGTACAAGATTGCTGGTGAACTTTTGCCATGTGTATTCAATGTTTCAGCACGTACACTCGCAAGTCACGCTCTTTGTATCTTCGGTGACCACCAGGACGTAATGGCTTGCCGTCAGACAGGTTTCGCTATGTTCTGTTCAGGTTCTGTTCAGGAGGTTATGGACCTCTCTGCAGTTCCTCACCTTGCTTCATTGAAGACATCAGTACCATTCATCAACTTCTTCGATGGTTTCCGTACATCACACGAGTATCATAAGATTGAGTGCCTTGACCAGGAAGATATCCGTCCATTGGTTGACGAGGAAGATATTAAGCGTTTCCGCGATCGCGCAATGACTCCAGAGCGTCCAGTAGTTCGTGGTACAGCTGAGAACCCTGAGACATTCTTCACACATCGTGAGGCATCTAACAGTGCTTACGAGAATGTAGCAGAGGTTGTTGAACATTATCTCGGCGAAATCTCAAAGATTACAGGCCGTGAGTATCACCTCTTCGATTACTATGGTGCTAAGGATGCAGAGAACATTATCATCTTGATGGGTTCAGCTACTGAGGCAGCTCGTGAGGCTATCGACTACTTGATGTCTCAGGGTAAGAAGGTTGGTATGATTGCTGTACACCTCTATCGTCCATTCTCAGTTAAGCACTTGCTCGCTGCAGTACCAAAGTCTGTTAAGCGTATCGCTGTTCTTGACCGTACTAAGGAACCAGGAGCAGAGGGTGAGCCATTGTACCTCGATGTTAAGAGTGCATTCTATGATGTTGAGAACAAGCCATTGATCGTTGGTGGTCGTTATGGTCTCGGTTCTTCAGATACAACACCAGCTAAGATTATCGCTGTTTATGACAACCTCGAGTTGCCAGAGCCAAAGAATCACTTCACTGTAGGTATCGTTGATGACGTAACCTTCACTTCTCTCCCAGAGGTTGAGGAGATTCCATTGGGTGGTGAAAGCACATACGAGGCTAAGTTCTATGGTCTTGGTGCTGACGGTACCGTTGGTGCTAACAAGAACTCAGTAAAGATTATCGGTGACAACACTAATAAGTACTGTCAGGCTTACTTCTCTTATGACTCTAAGAAGTCTGGTGGTTTCACTTGTTCTCACCTCCGCTTCGGTGATAATCCAATCCGTTCTACTTATCAGGTAAATACACCTAACTTCGTAGCTTGTCACGTTCAGGCTTACTTGAACATGTACGACGTTACACGTGGTTTGCGTAAGAATGGTACATTCTTGTTGAACACTATCTTTGATGGTGAGGAACTTGTACACTTCATTCCTAATAAGGTTAAGCGTTACTTCGCAAAGAACAATATCAGCGTTTACTATATCAACGCTACTAAGATTGCACAGGAGATTGGTCTTGGCAACCGTACCAATACTATCCTCCAGTCTGCATTCTTCCGTATTACTGAGGTAATTCCTCTCGACCTTGCTGTTGATCAGATGAAGAAGTTCATCGTTAAGAGTTACAGTAAGAAGGGTCAGGACGTTGTAGACAAGAACTTCGCTGCTGTTGATCGTGGTAACGAGTACAAGCAGTTAACTGTTGACCCAGCATGGGCTAACCTCTCTGATGACGATGCTAAGGTAGACGATGCACCAGCATTCGTTAAGGAACTTGTTCGTCCAATGAACGCACAGGCAGGTGACCTCTTGAAGGTTTCTGACTTCGTTAATCATGGTACTGTTGACGGTACATGGTCAGTAGGTACAGCAGCTTTCGACAAGCGCGGTGTTGCTACCTTCGTTCCAAAGTGGGATGCAGAGAACTGTATCCAGTGTAACAAGTGTTCATACGTTTGTCCTCACGCTTGTATCCGTCCATTCGTATTGGATGAGGCTGAGAAGGCTAACTTCAACGAAGAGACACTCGACGTCATCGCTCCAAAGCAGCTCAAGGGAATGCAGTTCCGTATTGAGGTGTCAGTTCTCGACTGTACAGGTTGTAGCAACTGTGCTGATGTATGTCCAGGTAAGAAGGGTAACAAGGCTCTCTCTATGACTCAGTTCGTTGCTGGAGAGGAAGAGGCTAACCACCGTGCAGCTAACTGGAATTACCTCGTTAAGAACGTTAAGAGCAAGCAGAACTTGGTAGACATCAAGTCAAATGCTAAGAACTCTCAGTTCGCTCAACCTTTGTTCGAGTTCTCTGGTGCTTGTGCTGGTTGTGGTGAGACTCCATACGTTAAGCTTGTTTCACAGCTCTTCGGTGATCGTGAGATGATTGCTAATGCTACTGGTTGTTCTTCAATCTACTCAGCTTCAGTTCCTTCTACTCCTTACACAACTAATGAGGAAGGTCATGGTCCTGCATTCAATAACTCACTGTTCGAGGACTTCTGTGAGTTTGGTATGGGTATGGCTATGGGTAATAAGAAGATGCGCGAGCGTATCGCTGTACTTCTTAACGAATCTATGGCTAACGACCATACACCTGCAGAATTCAAGGAGGCTGCTCAGGAGTGGCTTGATAACATGAATGATGCAGATGCATCTAAAGTTGCTGCTGCTAAGCTGAAGCCATTGATCGCTGCTGGTGCTGAAAAGGGATGCCCTGTATGTGCAGAGCTGAAGACACTCGACCACTATCTCGTTAAGCGCAGCCAGTGGATTATTGGTGGTGATGGTGCTTCTTACGATATCGGTTACGGTGGTCTCGACCACGTTATCGCTTCTGGTGAGGACGTTAACATCTTGGTTCTTGATACTGAGGTTTACTCTAACACTGGTGGTCAGAGTTCTAAGGCTACTCCACTCGGTGCTATTGCTCAGTTCGCAGCTAAGGGTAAGCGTATCCGCAAGAAGGACCTCGGTTTGATGGCAACTACATATGGTTACGTTTACGTAGCTCAGATTGCTATGGGTGCTGACAATGCACAGACATTGAAGGCTATCCGTGAGGCTGAGGCTTATCCTGGACCATCACTCATCATCGCTTACTCTCCATGTATCAACCATGGTTTGAAGGTGAAGGGCGGTATGGGTCGTAGCCAGGCTCAAGAAGCAAATGCTGTTGCTTGTGGTTACTGGCAGCTCTGGCGTTACAACCCACTGTTGGCTGAAGAGGGTAAGAACCCATTCTCACTCGATTCTAAGGAACCAGAATGGGATAAGTTCCAAGACTTCCTTCACAGTGAGGTTCGTTTCCTCTCTGTCCTCAAGGCTTATCCAAATGAGGGCGAGGAGCTCTTCAAGGCTTGTGAGGATATGGCTAAGCTCCGTTACAAGAGCTATGTTCGCAAAACTCAGGAAGACTGGAGCGAGGAGGCATAA